Proteins from a single region of Engystomops pustulosus chromosome 5, aEngPut4.maternal, whole genome shotgun sequence:
- the IL6 gene encoding interleukin-6, with protein sequence MDCTSSTSSSWLLVCLAITAMFLDVWSAPTSPHFTTHSKESLQYVANVLIAESGKLRSEICKTPHLCTSSFEHLLRADLKLPEINNVESGCLSTKFNKEKCLPKIYSDLLRFQPYLDVLKESMPSNKNIIEFMQVKTIFLANGVSQLIENPSEDQKDTTSEIALADFLSNDPWTQNLTSYIILQSFKDYMQKTARAVRNSVKVSK encoded by the exons ATGGATTGTACAA GCTCTACATCATCTTCCTGGCTTCTGGTTTGTTTGGCAATAACTGCAATGTTTCTAGATGTGTGGTCAGCACCAACTTCTCCCCACTTCACCACTCACAGTAAAGAAAGTCTCCAATATGTGGCAAATGTCTTAATAGCAGAATCAGGCAAGCTCCGCTCTGAG ATCTGCAAAACTCCCCACCTGTGCACCAGCAGTTTTGAACACTTATTGAGAGCGGACCTTAAACTTCCAGAAATTAACAATGTTGAGTCTGGATGTCTCAGCACAAAATTCAATAAG GAAAAATGTTTGCCCAAAATCTACAGTGATCTCCTGAGGTTCCAGCCATATTTGGATGTTTTAAAGGAATCTATGCCAAGCAACAAAAACATCATTGAGTTTATGCAAGTGAAGACCATCTTCTTGGCAAATGGTGTCAGTCAA CTAATAGAAAATCCATCAGAAGACCAGAAAGACACAACCTCCGAGATTGCACTGGCAGATTTCCTATCTAACGATCCCTGGACACAGAATCTAACGAGTTACATAATTCTGCAATCCTTTAAGGACTACATGCAGAAGACGGCTCGAGCTGTACGTAACAGTGTGAAGGTTTCTAAGTGA